A stretch of the Panicum virgatum strain AP13 chromosome 9N, P.virgatum_v5, whole genome shotgun sequence genome encodes the following:
- the LOC120689632 gene encoding pentatricopeptide repeat-containing protein At5g01110-like produces the protein MAFPRRLPRLPTATAATKRSAGTLAIELGGIGARPSTAALAAAATAAAAAGRASECQSLLLRMSRRRGASRHDIVSSLLASSSPTTPQTQVFDLLIRTYTQSRKPREAFEAFRLLLDHRVPIPASASNALLAALSRAGWPHLTAEAYRLVLSSNSEVNAYTLNIMVHNYCKTLEFDKVDTVIFEMEKRCVFPDVVTHNVMIDARFRAGDVDAAMALVDSMANKGLKPGIVTYNSVLKGLCTHRRLDKAREVFRAMNQCGVAADIRSFNILIGGFCRVGEVEEAVKFYKEMRQHGVTPDMVSFSCLVGLFSRRGKMDRAAEYLREMRVFGLVPDGVIYTMVIGGFCRSGSMSEALRVRDEMVGCGCLPDVVTYNTLLSGLCKHHRLLDAEELLNEMKERGITPDLCTFTTLIHGYCREGNIEKALQLFDTLLQQRLRPDVVTYNSLIDGMCRKGDLAKANELWDDMHAREIFPNHVTYSILIDSHCEKGQVEAAFSFLDEMVNKGIVPNIMTYNSIIKGYCRSGNVRKGQQFLQKMRQDNILPDLVTFNTLIHGYIKEENMGEAFNVFKIMEKEMVQPDVVTYNMLINGYSEHGNVQEAGWVFKKMGARGIEPDRYTYMSMINGHVAAGNSKEAFQLHDEMIHRGFAPDDKF, from the coding sequence ATGGCGTTCCCCCGTCGTCTCCCTCGCCTTCCCACGGCCACCGCTGCCACCAAGCGGTCGGCTGGAACTCTCGCCATCGAACTCGGAGGAATCGGCGCGAGACCCTCAACGGCCGCCCTGGCTGCAGCcgctacggccgccgccgccgccggccgcgcctccgAGTGCCAGTCCCTCCTCCTGCGCatgtcccgccgccgcggagcctccCGCCACGATATCGTGTCCTCCCTCCTCGCCTCATCCTCCCCCACCACCCCACAGACGCAGGTCTTCGACCTCCTCATCCGCACCTACACCCAGTCCCGCAAGCCCCGGGAGGCCTTTGAGGccttccgcctcctcctcgaccaccGCGTCCCCATCCCGGCCTCCGCATCCAACGCCCTCCTCGCCGCACTCTCGCGGGCCGGGTGGCCTCACCTCACCGCGGAGGCCTACCGCCTCGTCCTCTCGTCCAACTCCGAGGTAAACGCCTACACGCTTAACATCATGGTCCACAACTACTGTAAAACCTTAGAGTTCGATAAGGTTGACACCGTCATCTTCGAGATGGAGAAGAGATGCGTATTTCCGGATGTGGTTACACATAATGTGATGATTGATGCCAGGTTTCGTGCCGGAGATGTGGATGCAGCAATGGCATTGGTCGATTCGATGGCTAATAAGGGGCTGAAGCCTGGCATCGTGACATACAATTCAGTGTTGAAGGGTCTGTGCACACATAGGAGGTTGGATAAAGCAAGGGAGGTGTTCAGAGCAATGAATCAGTGTGGTGTTGCAGCTGACATTCGGAGTTTCAATATTTTGATTGGGGGATTTTGCAGAGTTGGGGAGGTTGAGGAGGCAGTGAAGTTTTACAAGGAGATGCGACAGCATGGTGTTACACCAGATATGGTCAGCTTTAGCTGCTTGGTTGGATTGTTCTCAAGAAGGGGGAAGATGGATCGTGCAGCAGAATACTTGCGGGAAATGAGGGTTTTCGGTTTGGTTCCTGATGGTGTGATTTACACAATGGTCATAGGTGGGTTTTGTAGGTCTGGGTCAATGTCTGAGGCTCTGAGAGTTAGGGATGAGATGGTTGGATGTGGATGTCTACCAGATGTGGTAACTTACAATACCCTGTTGAGTGGGCTTTGTAAGCACCACAGGTTGCTTGATGCTGAGGAGCTTTTGAATGAGATGAAGGAGAGAGGGATTACACCAGATTTATGCACTTTCACAACTTTGATTCACGGATATTGTAGGGAGGGTAATATAGAGAAAGCATTGCAATTGTTTGACACATTGTTGCAGCAGCGCTTGAGGCCAGATGTTGTGACATACAATAGTCTTATTGATGGGATGTGCAGAAAAGGTGATCTGGCCAAAGCTAATGAGCTATGGGATGATATGCATGCTAGAGAAATCTTCCCCAATCATGTTACCTACAGCATCTTGATAGACAGCCACTGTGAGAAGGGACAAGTTGAAGCAGCATTCAGTTTTTTGGATGAAATGGTTAATAAAGGCATTGTACCAAACATCATGACCTACAATTCCATTATCAAGGGTTATTGCCGGTCAGGTAATGTAAGAAAGGGGCAGCAGTTCTTGCAAAAAATGAGGCAAGACAACATACTGCCAGATTTAGTTACTTTCAACACCTTGATCCATGGTTATATTAAAGAAGAAAATATGGGCGAAGCTTTCAATGTGTTTAAGATAATGGAGAAGGAAATGGTACAGCCAGATGTTGTCACATATAATATGCTAATAAACGGGTATTCTGAACATGGCAATGTGCAAGAAGCCGGTTGGGTTTTTAAGAAAATGGGTGCTAGAGGAATTGAACCTGATAGATATACATACATGTCTATGATAAATGGACATGTTGCAGCTGGCAACTCGAAGGAAGCATTTCAGCTTCATGATGAAATGATCCATAGAGGATTTGCTCCTGATGATAAATTCTGA
- the LOC120689793 gene encoding BEL1-like homeodomain protein 7 produces MATFFSASTDQRDLAAAGDMSFHHYTTSNPYSDTPTGGLIPFPATIMSEGHVAHGGDGRDEPTSFLNARDGPSSGAEMGLQTQLLMANASAAQHQGLSLSLGTQGVPVESLYQYRQAGMAAASLLSPGQTTTASRNAQSIYIQNSKYLKAARELLDEVVNVRDAIKRKGDKNHQSKDSGEGKDAEKSEEKADEHEGNSSAELTPSERQDLQNKVSALMALLDQVDRKYRHYRNQMQMVMSSFDAVAGAGAARPYTALALQTISRHFRSLRDAIGAQVQSLRRSLGEKDSSAQGGGLSRLRYIDQQLRQQRAMQQFGMMQQPQHAWRPQRGLPESAVSVLRAWLFEHFLHPYPKDSEKLMLARQTGLSRGQVSNWFINARVRLWKPMIEEMYKEEFGAEMDSHSSSENAGNKGKDEAISSEDHDEFQSPSSAAKHGAAAGHLSAFKSEAIGGMDAGGVGLSGLAGGAIGSYATSLNLGAVGNGSSSLLQDALAHHHGDARFVAYGDMGGLGGGGYDGGSVSLTLGLQHCNDAGTVQAEQQGLLYGNAGDFEFMNGSEDRQRFGSSQLLHDFVA; encoded by the exons ATGGCCACATTCTTCTCCGCTTCTACCGATCAGagggacctcgccgccgccggcgacatgTCGTTCCACCACTACACCACGTCCAATCCGTACTCGGATACACCAACCGGTGGTCTGATACCTTTCCCCGCCACCATCATGTCTGAAGGCCACGTCGCgcatggcggcgacggcagggaCGAGCCGACCTCGTTCTTGAACGCGCGGGACGGGCCATCGAGCGGCGCCGAGATGGGCCTGCAGACGCAGCTGCTGATGGCGAacgcgtcggcggcgcagcACCAGGGTCTGTCGCTTAGCCTCGGGACTCAAGGCGTGCCGGTGGAGTCTCTTTACCAGTACCGCCAGGCAggcatggccgccgcctccttgctTAGCCCGGGccagacgacgacggcgagcaggaACGCACAGAGCATCTACATCCAGAACTCAAAGTACCTGAAGGCCGCGAGGGAGCTGCTGGACGAGGTGGTCAATGTCCGGGACGCGATCAAGCGCAAGGGAGACAAGAACCACCAGAGCAAGGATTCCGGCGAGGGCAAGGATGCCGAGAAGAGCGAGGAGAAGGCCGACGAGCACGAGGGCAACTCCTCCGCCGAGCTGACGCCGTCGGAGAGGCAAGACCTTCAGAACAAAGTGTCGGCGCTGATGGCCCTGCTGGATCAG GTGGACCGGAAGTACAGGCACTACCGCAACCAGATGCAGATGGTCATGTCGTCCTTCgacgcggtggccggcgccggcgcggcgaggccgtaCACGGCGCTGGCACTGCAGACGATCTCCCGCCACTTCCGGTCGCTGCGTGACGCCATCGGCGCGCAGGTGCAGTCCCTGCGGCGGAGCCTCGGCGAGAAGGACAGCTCCGCGCAGGGCGGCGGGCTGTCCCGGCTGCGTTACATCGACCAGCAGCTCCGGCAGCAGCGCGCCATGCAGCAGTTCGGCATGATGCAGCAGCCGCAGCACGCCTGGCGCCCGCAGCGCGGCCTCCCGGAGTCCGCCGTCTCCGTGCTCCGCGCCTGGCTCTTCGAGCATTTCCTCCACCC ATACCCAAAGGATTCTGAGAAGTTGATGCTCGCAAGGCAGACAGGCTTGTCCAGGGGCCAG GTGTCCAACTGGTTCATCAACGCGCGGGTTCGCCTGTGGAAGCCGATGATCGAGGAGATGTACAAAGAGGAATTCGGCGCGGAGATGGACTCGCACTCGTCGTCGGAGAACGCGGGCAACAAGGGCAAGGATGAGGCGATATCTTCGGAGGATCACGACGAGTTCCAGAGCCCGTCGAGCGCCGCCAAGCACGGCGCAGCAGCTGGCCACCTCAGCGCGTTCAAGTCGGAGGCGATCGGTGgcatggacgccggcggcgtcggcctgtCCGGCCTCGCCGGAGGCGCCATCGGCTCGTACGCGACCAGCCTCAACCTCGGCGCCGTCGgcaacggcagcagcagcctcctgcAGGACGCGCTCGCGCACCACCACGGCGACGCGAGGTTCGTGGCGTACGGCGACAtgggcggcctcggcggcggcggctacgacGGCGGCAGCGTGTCGTTGACGCTGGGCCTGCAGCACTGCAACGACGCCGGGACCGTGCAGGCCGAACAGCAGGGCCTCCTGTACGGCAACGCCGGCGACTTCGAGTTCATGAACGGCTCCGAGGACAGGCAGCGGTTCGGCTCGTCGCAGCTGCTGCACGATTTTGTCGCGTGA